A single Anatilimnocola floriformis DNA region contains:
- a CDS encoding MBOAT family protein has protein sequence MSAVASHMSNAPARRDRVLPWVPLLALIAIVLLCGASLHPAVSAWLLAASIYVGFKWLAFANSSVARRASRRDSLLFLLLWPGMDADAFLTERPVTQPNVREVASAAALMLLGLITIFALPTLPLSTEVRGWTALVAIALFLLFGVAQTISIAWRICGVDAQPIMNKPMRATSLADFWGARWNLPFHDIGRIFVWRPVAKRFGWPTATMAVFLFSGVIHDLAMSIPARGGWGLPTIYFLLQGVAVLFERSPLGKRWQLSRGWRGRAFAALFVLGPLGLLFHQPFLQRVVLPTIDWLTPS, from the coding sequence ATGAGTGCCGTTGCCAGTCACATGTCGAATGCCCCTGCGCGCCGCGATCGCGTGCTGCCGTGGGTGCCACTTTTGGCGCTGATTGCCATCGTGCTGCTGTGCGGCGCGTCGTTGCATCCGGCGGTGTCGGCGTGGTTGTTGGCGGCGTCGATCTATGTTGGATTCAAGTGGCTCGCCTTCGCCAACTCATCGGTCGCGCGGCGGGCATCGCGGCGCGATTCGTTATTGTTTCTGCTTCTCTGGCCGGGGATGGATGCGGATGCGTTTTTGACCGAGCGTCCAGTGACGCAACCGAACGTCCGCGAAGTTGCTTCGGCGGCGGCGCTGATGCTGCTGGGGCTGATCACGATCTTTGCGTTACCAACGCTCCCGCTCTCGACGGAAGTGCGCGGCTGGACCGCCCTCGTAGCGATTGCCTTGTTTCTGCTGTTCGGCGTCGCCCAGACAATCTCGATCGCCTGGCGAATTTGCGGTGTCGATGCGCAGCCGATCATGAACAAGCCGATGCGAGCAACGTCGCTGGCTGACTTTTGGGGCGCGCGATGGAACTTGCCGTTTCATGACATCGGCAGGATCTTTGTTTGGCGGCCGGTCGCGAAGCGCTTCGGCTGGCCGACGGCGACGATGGCCGTCTTTTTATTCTCGGGCGTCATCCATGATCTGGCGATGTCGATTCCTGCCCGCGGCGGCTGGGGATTGCCGACGATCTACTTCCTGCTGCAGGGAGTTGCGGTACTCTTCGAACGAAGCCCGCTCGGGAAACGTTGGCAACTCAGCCGCGGTTGGCGCGGCCGAGCATTCGCTGCACTCTTCGTGCTCGGACCGCTGGGGCTGTTATTTCACCAACCGTTTTTGCAACGGGTTGTGCTGCCCACGATCGACTGGCTCACACCGAGCTAG
- a CDS encoding VanZ family protein has product MSTFDPPYAKPAHAFRSRLFLLSLVAGAWWTLQFIATHVPIALPGAANSLDKYQHSSAFCVLTILLCSAYETWRPRREWGYFGVFLLVIAYGGLDEWTQSFVGRHSDVLDWFADFGGSACGVGLMFFVAAFWRRSAAASDAASAAVSTR; this is encoded by the coding sequence ATGAGCACCTTCGACCCACCTTACGCCAAGCCGGCCCATGCTTTTCGCTCGCGGCTGTTCTTGCTGTCGCTGGTGGCGGGAGCCTGGTGGACGCTGCAGTTCATTGCCACCCACGTGCCGATCGCCTTGCCGGGGGCGGCGAACTCGCTCGACAAATATCAGCACTCGAGTGCGTTCTGCGTCCTCACCATTCTCTTATGCTCGGCCTATGAAACCTGGCGACCGCGGCGGGAGTGGGGTTACTTCGGCGTGTTCCTGCTCGTGATTGCCTACGGCGGTCTGGATGAGTGGACTCAGTCGTTCGTCGGCCGTCATTCCGACGTGCTCGATTGGTTCGCCGACTTCGGCGGCTCCGCTTGCGGAGTGGGCTTGATGTTTTTCGTCGCCGCTTTCTGGCGACGCTCAGCCGCCGCTTCCGACGCTGCTTCGGCTGCCGTCAGCACGCGATAG
- a CDS encoding YegJ family protein — translation MNRRPVVLALLVTLLALVGCGGALDRDRTVNVQGDDAEMNAAIEKARETLPNFWEAFEKRDRGVGDFAIKVRITDANGVEHFWANNVERKDGKIFGVINNDPNTVKSVKMGDRIEIPEADISDWLYMRADGKMVGNRTLRPLLKTLSADEAAKLRSILAEP, via the coding sequence ATGAATCGTCGACCAGTTGTCCTCGCATTGTTGGTAACCCTGCTGGCACTCGTTGGCTGCGGCGGCGCATTGGATCGCGATCGGACGGTGAACGTCCAAGGCGACGACGCCGAGATGAACGCTGCCATTGAAAAAGCCCGCGAAACTCTGCCGAATTTCTGGGAGGCCTTTGAGAAGCGCGATCGCGGCGTTGGTGACTTTGCCATCAAGGTGAGAATCACCGATGCCAACGGAGTGGAGCATTTCTGGGCCAACAACGTCGAACGCAAAGATGGCAAGATCTTCGGCGTGATCAACAACGATCCGAACACGGTGAAGAGCGTGAAGATGGGCGATCGCATCGAGATCCCCGAAGCCGACATCTCCGATTGGCTCTACATGCGAGCCGACGGCAAAATGGTCGGCAACCGCACGCTCAGGCCGTTGCTGAAAACCTTGTCAGCCGATGAAGCAGCGAAGCTGCGGAGCATTCTGGCCGAGCCGTAA
- a CDS encoding arylsulfatase, with the protein MRVTAIRWSLPLLLLLNLLVICSELRSAEKRPNVVIFLADDAGWGDYSRNGNRQVSTPHIDSIGASGVTLDRFFVCPVCAPTRAEFLTGRYHPRTGVHGVSTGQERMNLDERTIAEAFQRAGYATGAFGKWHNGSQGPYHPLARGFDEYYGYTSGHWGEYFDPPLEHNGQAIRGKGYIVDLCTDQALAFIDKNREKSFFCYVPFTTPHSPWAVPEKDWARFKDKPITQRGGPQEDLDETRCALAMLENQDGNVGRVLAKLDELKLSDNTIVLYFSDNGPSTPRWTGGMKGKKGTTDEGGVRSTCFLRWPARLPKDRTVKEIAGAIDLLPTLLSLVSIERVGDKPLDGRDLSPLLLGTSSEWPERTIFSSWNRNVSARTQQYRLDNKGELFDLANDPGQMTAVTKEHMAVADKLLAEVKAWKKDVGLGAQPMETPKGAKKSVDPRPIPVGYKPLPRTWLPARDGEPNGGVKRSSSAPNSSYFVNWTSKDDSLVWEIDVLTTGKYAVEILYTCPLESAGSTIELTHQQNKLAGKVAPGWDPPLYTNQDTIARPAGESKMKPFRSLSLGTLELQAGRGPLTLRALEIPGKEVMQLLELNLTLISP; encoded by the coding sequence ATGCGTGTTACTGCCATCCGTTGGTCGCTGCCACTGCTGTTGTTACTGAACTTGTTGGTTATTTGCAGTGAATTGCGGTCTGCCGAAAAACGGCCCAACGTGGTGATTTTCCTGGCCGATGACGCCGGCTGGGGCGATTACAGCCGCAACGGCAACCGGCAGGTCTCTACGCCGCACATCGATTCGATCGGGGCGAGCGGCGTGACGCTCGATCGCTTTTTCGTTTGCCCCGTTTGTGCACCGACGCGGGCCGAGTTCCTCACTGGCAGGTACCATCCGCGAACCGGCGTGCATGGCGTGTCGACCGGCCAGGAGCGGATGAACCTCGACGAACGAACTATCGCCGAAGCATTTCAACGCGCCGGCTACGCAACCGGCGCCTTCGGCAAATGGCACAACGGCAGCCAGGGACCCTACCATCCGCTGGCCCGCGGGTTTGATGAGTACTACGGCTACACCTCGGGCCACTGGGGCGAATATTTCGACCCGCCGCTCGAGCACAACGGGCAGGCCATTCGCGGCAAGGGCTACATCGTTGATCTCTGCACCGATCAAGCGCTCGCCTTCATCGACAAGAACCGCGAGAAATCATTCTTCTGCTACGTCCCCTTCACCACGCCTCATTCGCCTTGGGCGGTGCCGGAAAAAGATTGGGCCCGCTTCAAAGACAAGCCGATCACGCAGCGCGGCGGACCGCAGGAAGACCTCGACGAAACGCGCTGCGCTCTGGCCATGCTCGAAAACCAAGACGGCAACGTCGGCCGCGTGCTGGCGAAACTGGATGAACTGAAACTGAGCGACAACACCATCGTGCTCTACTTCAGCGACAACGGCCCGAGCACGCCGCGCTGGACCGGCGGCATGAAAGGGAAGAAGGGAACGACCGACGAAGGAGGCGTGCGCTCGACTTGCTTCCTGCGCTGGCCGGCGAGATTGCCGAAGGATCGCACCGTGAAAGAAATCGCCGGCGCGATCGATCTGCTGCCGACGCTGTTGTCACTCGTGAGCATCGAGCGAGTTGGTGATAAACCACTCGACGGCCGTGATCTGTCGCCGCTGTTGCTGGGAACGAGCAGCGAGTGGCCGGAGCGGACGATCTTTTCGAGTTGGAATCGCAATGTGAGCGCGCGAACGCAACAGTATCGTCTCGATAACAAAGGCGAGTTGTTCGATCTCGCAAATGATCCCGGTCAAATGACCGCGGTGACGAAAGAGCATATGGCCGTCGCAGACAAGTTGCTCGCTGAAGTGAAGGCCTGGAAAAAAGACGTCGGCCTAGGAGCACAACCAATGGAGACGCCGAAGGGGGCGAAGAAGAGCGTCGATCCGCGACCGATTCCCGTGGGCTACAAACCGCTGCCGCGCACCTGGCTGCCGGCCCGCGATGGCGAACCGAATGGCGGTGTGAAACGAAGTTCGAGTGCGCCGAACAGTTCGTATTTTGTGAACTGGACGAGCAAGGACGATTCGCTCGTTTGGGAAATCGACGTGCTGACGACCGGCAAGTATGCCGTTGAGATTCTTTACACCTGTCCGCTGGAGTCGGCGGGCTCGACGATCGAGTTGACGCATCAACAAAACAAGCTAGCGGGCAAAGTCGCGCCCGGTTGGGATCCGCCGCTGTACACCAATCAGGACACGATTGCACGGCCGGCAGGGGAGTCGAAAATGAAGCCGTTCCGCTCCTTGTCGCTCGGCACGCTGGAGTTACAGGCTGGCCGCGGGCCGCTCACGCTGCGGGCATTAGAAATTCCCGGCAAGGAAGTGATGCAACTGTTGGAACTGAATTTAACGCTGATCTCCCCCTAA
- a CDS encoding dihydrodipicolinate synthase family protein: protein MPTADNRLRGIFTPNIVPLDKNADINEPELRRYVDWLIDHGVHGLYPNGSTGEFTRFTVEERRRVIEIMADQTRGRVPILAGAAEANARETIKACEHYHTLGCRAVAIVSPFYYKLSPAGVYAYFKEIADNSPIDITLYNIPMFASPIDVPTVQRLAEECPRVVAIKDSSGDLPHMMRMIAAVRSLRPDFSFFTGWDAALMPMLLIGCDGGTNATSGVAPEITKKLYELTIAGKIDEARDLQYRLLPLFDTMLYSAEFPDGFRAALKLRGIDPGPSRQPKSDVQLDQLRKLSDQLQCLLAAEGFTSEPAGGCKVPPPVDADHVARIVQNVVGELRKRGIA from the coding sequence ATGCCCACCGCCGACAACCGCCTTCGCGGCATCTTCACTCCGAACATCGTGCCGCTCGATAAGAACGCCGACATCAACGAGCCCGAGCTGCGGCGGTATGTCGATTGGCTGATCGATCACGGCGTGCATGGCTTGTATCCCAACGGCAGCACCGGCGAGTTCACGCGGTTCACGGTCGAGGAACGCCGCCGCGTGATCGAGATCATGGCCGATCAAACTCGCGGCCGCGTGCCGATTCTCGCCGGGGCCGCCGAAGCCAACGCTCGCGAAACGATCAAGGCTTGCGAGCATTACCACACGCTGGGTTGCCGCGCCGTCGCCATTGTTTCGCCCTTTTATTACAAGCTGTCGCCGGCCGGCGTGTATGCCTATTTCAAAGAGATCGCCGACAACAGCCCGATCGATATCACGCTCTATAACATCCCGATGTTCGCCTCGCCCATCGACGTGCCGACCGTGCAACGTCTGGCCGAAGAGTGCCCGCGCGTGGTCGCCATCAAAGACAGCTCGGGCGATCTGCCGCACATGATGCGCATGATCGCCGCCGTTCGGTCGCTGCGGCCCGACTTTAGCTTCTTCACTGGTTGGGATGCCGCCCTCATGCCCATGCTGCTGATCGGCTGCGATGGCGGAACGAACGCCACCAGCGGCGTGGCACCCGAGATCACCAAGAAGCTCTACGAACTGACTATCGCCGGCAAGATCGACGAAGCCCGCGATCTGCAATATCGCCTGCTACCGCTGTTCGACACCATGCTCTATTCGGCCGAGTTCCCCGACGGCTTCCGCGCTGCGCTCAAGCTCCGCGGCATCGATCCCGGCCCGAGTCGCCAACCGAAGTCTGATGTGCAGCTCGACCAGCTCCGCAAACTGAGCGACCAGTTGCAATGCCTCCTCGCTGCCGAAGGCTTCACCTCAGAGCCCGCCGGCGGTTGCAAGGTGCCGCCGCCGGTCGATGCCGACCACGTCGCGCGGATCGTCCAAAACGTCGTCGGCGAACTCCGCAAGCGCGGTATTGCCTAA
- the metK gene encoding methionine adenosyltransferase yields the protein MAAGKYFFTSESVSMGHPDKLADQISDGILDAIFAQDPASRVACETLVTTDFCCLAGEITTKAKVDFEQVARKVIREVGYTDDKIGFSADTCKVEVRLHSQSPDIAMGVDRDGAGDQGLMFGYACNDTPELMPLPIALSHRIINRLTEARFKKEVNWLRPDSKSQVTVEFEGDKPVRIDAVVVSTQHTPEVSNEDITKFVRDNVIIPELPAELNQGDIKFFINPTGRFEVGGPHGDCGLTGRKIIVDTYGGWGRHGGGAFSGKDPTKVDRSAAYMARYVAKNIVAAGLADRCEVQLAYAIGVADPVSVHVDTQGTGRVDDEVICGLIRKFFPLTPKGIIKHLDLRRPIYQKTAAGGHFGRDEATFSWEKTDLADKLAEAAGVTAGAR from the coding sequence GTGGCCGCGGGCAAATACTTTTTCACGAGCGAATCTGTCAGCATGGGCCATCCGGATAAGTTGGCCGACCAAATTTCCGATGGCATTTTGGACGCCATCTTTGCCCAGGACCCCGCGAGCCGCGTCGCCTGCGAAACGCTGGTCACCACCGATTTCTGCTGCCTCGCCGGCGAAATCACCACCAAGGCCAAGGTCGACTTCGAACAAGTCGCCCGTAAGGTCATCCGCGAAGTTGGCTACACCGACGACAAGATCGGTTTCAGCGCCGACACCTGCAAGGTCGAGGTTCGCCTCCACAGCCAAAGCCCCGACATCGCCATGGGTGTCGATCGCGATGGCGCCGGCGACCAAGGCCTGATGTTTGGCTATGCCTGCAACGACACGCCCGAGCTGATGCCGCTGCCGATCGCCCTCTCGCATCGCATCATCAACCGCCTGACCGAAGCCCGCTTCAAGAAGGAAGTGAACTGGCTCCGTCCGGACAGCAAGAGCCAAGTCACCGTCGAATTCGAAGGGGACAAGCCGGTTCGCATCGACGCCGTCGTGGTCTCGACGCAGCACACGCCCGAAGTCAGCAACGAAGACATCACCAAGTTTGTGCGCGACAACGTCATCATTCCGGAACTGCCGGCCGAACTGAACCAAGGCGACATCAAGTTCTTCATCAACCCGACCGGCCGCTTCGAAGTCGGTGGTCCTCACGGCGACTGCGGTCTCACCGGCCGTAAGATCATCGTCGACACCTACGGCGGCTGGGGCCGTCACGGTGGTGGTGCGTTCAGCGGCAAGGATCCAACGAAGGTCGATCGCTCGGCTGCTTACATGGCCCGCTACGTCGCCAAGAACATCGTCGCCGCCGGCCTGGCCGATCGCTGCGAAGTTCAACTCGCCTACGCCATCGGCGTCGCCGACCCGGTGAGCGTGCACGTCGATACCCAAGGCACAGGCCGCGTCGACGACGAAGTGATCTGCGGTCTCATCCGCAAGTTCTTCCCGCTCACGCCGAAGGGCATCATCAAGCACCTCGATCTCCGCCGTCCGATCTACCAAAAGACCGCCGCCGGCGGCCACTTCGGTCGCGACGAAGCCACCTTCAGCTGGGAAAAGACCGACCTCGCCGACAAGCTCGCCGAAGCAGCCGGCGTCACGGCTGGTGCTCGCTAA
- the upp gene encoding uracil phosphoribosyltransferase encodes MSTAFCENTAQTALELKHPLVQHHLARLRDQTTQPEEFRQLIQRLGVLLAYEATKDLGTEPVEVQTPLTTTTCHTLAQRIGLVPILRAGLGLVDPILNLIPCAEVWHLGLYRDEATATPVEYYSKLPMSHPVDVALVLDPMLATGGSAVAALQALQRWGVKQVKLLSVIASREGVETVQREFPDTQIYVCVIDPELNSRKYIIPGLGDAGDRIFNTGC; translated from the coding sequence ATGAGCACTGCCTTCTGCGAGAATACTGCGCAAACTGCCCTAGAACTCAAACATCCGCTGGTGCAGCACCACCTGGCCCGACTCCGCGATCAGACGACGCAGCCCGAAGAATTTCGGCAGCTCATTCAGCGCCTCGGCGTGCTACTGGCCTATGAAGCGACCAAAGACCTCGGCACGGAACCGGTCGAGGTGCAAACGCCCCTGACCACCACCACCTGCCACACGCTCGCGCAGCGGATCGGCCTCGTGCCGATTCTGCGGGCTGGGCTGGGTTTGGTCGATCCGATTTTAAATTTGATTCCGTGCGCCGAAGTCTGGCACCTCGGTTTGTATCGCGACGAAGCCACCGCCACACCCGTGGAGTACTACAGCAAACTGCCGATGTCGCATCCGGTTGACGTAGCTCTGGTGCTCGACCCCATGCTCGCCACCGGCGGCTCAGCCGTGGCCGCCCTGCAAGCCTTGCAACGCTGGGGCGTGAAGCAAGTCAAGCTTCTCTCGGTCATTGCCTCACGCGAGGGTGTCGAAACCGTGCAACGCGAATTTCCCGATACGCAAATCTATGTCTGCGTCATCGATCCGGAACTCAACAGTCGGAAGTACATCATTCCGGGCTTGGGTGACGCGGGGGATCGGATTTTTAATACCGGTTGTTAA